The following proteins come from a genomic window of Salvia hispanica cultivar TCC Black 2014 chromosome 4, UniMelb_Shisp_WGS_1.0, whole genome shotgun sequence:
- the LOC125223737 gene encoding 50S ribosomal protein L21, mitochondrial-like isoform X1 has product MANRRCFQTLTRCLQSITTLTPISESLAPYTAPALNQTLAATPPSYIFANIFNAYQRAAVPARSFCSRHTDSDDDVEDDYESGEEGEDYSENEENSANLSAEEKEKEANEIGYTVLGPLQKSDRVFKLYEPVFAVVQIGSHQFKVSNGDTIYTERLKHCDINDKLVLNKVLMLGSQTQTIIGRPILPEAAVHAVVEEHALDAKVIIFKKKRRKNYRRTKGHRQELTKLRITDIQGIEKQENTMPLPPPPTKKKEKAEKKVAMEA; this is encoded by the exons ATGGCGAATCGCCGTTGCTTTCAAACCCTAACTCGTTGTCTCCAATCCATCACAACCCTAACCCCAATCTCAGAAAGCCTAGCGCCTTACACCGCCCCCGCTCTCAACCAAACGCTCGCCGCCACTCCCCCAAGCTACATTTTCGCCAACATATTTAACGCCTACCAACGCGCCGCAGTGCCCGCGCGGAGCTTTTGCTCCAGGCACACTGACAGCGACGATGACGTAGAGGATGATTACGAAAGtggagaagaaggagaggATTACagtgaaaatgaagaaaacagCGCTAATTTGTCTGctgaagaaaaagagaaagaagccAATGAGATAGGGTACACGGTCCTTGGCCCGCTCCAGAAATCAGATAGGGTTTTCAAATTGTATGAGCCCGTGTTCGCAGTTGTTCAG ATTGGATCGCATCAATTCAAGGTGAGCAATGGGGATACCATATACACAGAGAGGTTGAAGCACTGCGACATCAATGATAAG TTGGTCCTCAATAAGGTTCTTATGCTAGGTTCACAAACACAGACAATCATCGGTAGGCCAATTTTGCCTGAAGCAGCTGTTCATGCTGTTGTTGAGGAACAC GCGCTAGACGCAAAGGTGATCATAttcaagaaaaagagaagaaagaattACAGACGAACAAAAGGTCATCGCCAG GAATTAACTAAACTAAGGATAACGGATATACAAGGGATCGAGAAGCAAGAAAATACTATGCCTCTGCCTCCTCCTCCAAcgaaaaagaaggaaaaggCAGAGAAGAAGGTGGCTATGGAAGCTTAA
- the LOC125222584 gene encoding nuclear transcription factor Y subunit B-3-like, translated as MADSDNESGGHREHNSYHELSPREQDRFLPIANVSRIMKKALPANAKISKDAKETVQECVSEFISFITGEASDKCQREKRKTINGDDLLWAMTTLGFEDYVEPLKVYLQRFRDLEGEKTAMAGRGEKESGGGGGVVSMGSNGGGGGYEGMYGMNVMSHQGGGAVYGYGQVAGGGKIGSGYHIGSGSGGGGGGGGRPR; from the coding sequence ATGGCGGACTCAGATAATGAGTCTGGAGGGCACCGTGAGCACAATTCGTATCACGAATTGTCCCCTCGGGAGCAGGACAGGTTCCTCCCGATCGCGAACGTGAGCAGGATCATGAAGAAGGCGCTGCCGGCGAACGCGAAGATATCCAAGGACGCGAAGGAGACGGTGCAGGAATGCGTGTCGGAGTTCATCAGCTTCATCACCGGCGAGGCGTCGGACAAGTGCCAGCGCGAGAAGCGGAAGACGATCAACGGCGACGATCTGCTGTGGGCGATGACGACGCTAGGGTTCGAGGACTACGTGGAGCCGCTGAAGGTGTACCTGCAGAGGTTCCGCGATCTGGAAGGGGAGAAGACGGCCATGGCCGGGAGGGGGGAGAAGgagagcggcggcggcggcggagtgGTGAGTATGGGGAGCAACGGCGGCGGGGGAGGGTATGAGGGGATGTACGGGATGAATGTGATGAGTCATCAAGGGGGAGGGGCGGTTTACGGGTACGGGCAGGTGGCGGGCGGTGGGAAGATCGGGTCGGGTTATCATATAGGATCCGGGTCcggtggtggcggcggcggcggagggaggCCGAGGTAG
- the LOC125219023 gene encoding meiotic recombination protein SPO11-1 — protein MAGRHLCHNRFDLLKQIRELTRSIVEDICGGRSPILRIDQFTSYCADVSGNCCCSYYLPNRKEILVLQRESQVRRLDLLLRVLLIVQQLLQENKHCSKRDIYYMHPSAFKEQSVVDRAINDICILLHCSRHNLNVVSVGNGLVMGWLRFSEAGRKFDCIGSPNKTYHIPVQVEDVEDIISLADYILIVEKESVFQRLANDQFCTKNRAIVITGRGYPDIPTRRFLNLLVGTLHLPVYCLVDCDPYGIDILVTYRFGSMQMAYDAKYLRLPEIRWLGAFPSDTENYQLPQQCLLNLTAEDKKKAEAVLCRCYMEREVPHWRSELQLLLDRGVKFEIEALSAQSLTFLSEKYLPSKIARGVHL, from the exons ATGGCGGGAAGACACTTGTGCCACAATCGATTCGACTTGCTCAAACAAATTAGGG AGCTCACGCGATCAATTGTTGAAGATATATGTGGTGGTCGATCGCCGATTTTACGAATCGATCAATTCACTTCTTATTGCGCCGATGTTTCTGGAAACTG CTGTTGCAGCTATTACTTGCCAAACAGAAAGGAAATTCTCGTGCTACAGCGAGAAAGTCAAGTACGCAGGTTGG ATTTATTGCTCCGGGTATTGCTAATAGTTCAGCAACTTCTTCAAGAAAACAAGCATTGTTCAAAAAGAGATATATATTACATGCACCCTTCAGCTTTTAAAG AACAATCTGTTGTTGACCGGGCAATAAACGACATTTGCATTCTTTTGCACTGCAGTCGGCACAACTTGAATGTG GTATCTGTTGGAAACGG ATTGGTAATGGGTTGGTTGAGATTTTCTGAGGCCGGGAGAAAATTTGATTGCATTGGCAGTCCTAACAAG ACTTACCATATTCCTGTCCAAGTGGAAGACGTGGAAG ATATAATCAGTTTGGCAGACTATATCTTAATTGTGGAGAAAGAATCAG TTTTCCAGAGGTTGGCAAATGATCAATTCTGTACAAAAAATCGTGCCATAGTTATCACT GGTAGAGGATACCCTGATATTCCCACAAGGAG ATTTTTGAATCTCCTCGTTGGAACTCTGCATCTGCCGGTGTATTGTTTGGTGGATTGTGACCCATATGGTATTGATATCTTAGTTACCTACAGGTTTGGTTCTATG CAAATGGCTTATGACGCCAAGTATCTGCGCCTCCCTGAGATTCGTTGGCTTGGAGCTTTTCCATCAGACACTGAGAATTATCAACTCCCTCAGCAATGCCTGCTAAATTTGACAGCAGAAG ATAAGAAAAAGGCTGAAGCTGTATTATGTCGGTGTTACATGGAACGAGAAGTCCCACACTGGAG GTCTGAACTCCAGTTACTGCTGGATAGAGGAGTCAAATTCGAGATAGAAGCATTATCAGCACAGTCGCTCACATTCTTGTCGGAGAAATATCTGCCATCCAAGATCGCAAGGGGAGTGCACCTTTAA
- the LOC125222583 gene encoding DEK domain-containing chromatin-associated protein 4-like isoform X1, with protein MGEGDVVSEKPEPLANGKAEVEGEAVAVMEKEGEHEDGVKEMEVDKQDDAKSEAQSMDVDKDDGSKCEETVENDAKEGEEEAASDKEKKEMTADIEEETAADIEKEETTADNEKEETAADKEKEETAADNEREETEADIKKEETAADKEKEETAAGIEKEETEADIEKEETAVDIEKEEIAPSIEKEESELDREKKDIAAETDKVDIDNEEREESAEEETNNMDEDKVEEEADGVKEDEANDEEPSKERESKKRSRTKNSSGKKKNNKKVSKSNDDKSARTPNEKKSKEPKTSSDKKEETRASVDKEEKEPKTPATFTTDRPIRERKSVERLVATIEKDSSREFHIAKGRGTALKDIPNVAYKLSRKKTDDTFKLLHTILFARRGKAAEVKTHISRFSGFVWKDNEEKQMIKIKEKLDKCIKEKLLEFCDILDIPISKTHSRKEDIISKLIDFLVEPHATTSESLADKEQEQSNKGKKRKRVSKSSGSSTPSKDSAKSRKKTGSASKNADEAKGTPPESEDESGEEKDDEHEEEGVNGVPERSDDEMSEQAVSEEKESESEKKESESEKESSDDDGKKKRRLSKSTAKKGSASKAKTQKKTTPKKATPLPKKVSANSKSIGSTSDKKPSNKKKDESDKKVSASKKSAVKESPGNKVLKVKDKLKEEKLKPSDDKLREAICELLKEVDFNTATFTDILKQLAQQFDTDLAPRKSSVKLMIQEELTKLADADEADEEEEEDDAVDAEKKNKASAQGVKV; from the exons ATGGGAGAAGGAGATGTGGTATCTGAGAAGCCTGAGCCTTTAGCAAACGGGAAAGCTGAGGTGGAGGGTGAAGCTGTGGCAGTTATGGAAAAGGAAGGAGAGCATGAAGACGGAGTAAAAGAAATGGAAGTAGATAAACAGGATGATGCGAAGAGTGAGGCTCAAAGTATGGATGTGGACAAAGATGATGGCAGCAAGTGCGAGGAAACTGTTGAAAATGATGCAAAAGAGGGAGAGGAAGAAGCTGCATCGGacaaagaaaagaaggaaATGACAGCAGATATAGAGGAGGAAACGGCAGCGGATATAGAAAAGGAGGAAACAACAGCTGACAATGAAAAGGAGGAAACGGCAGCAGACAAAGAAAAGGAGGAAACGGCTGCTGACAATGAAAGGGAGGAAACAGAAGCTGACATAAAAAAGGAGGAAACAGCAGCGGACAAAGAAAAGGAGGAAACAGCAGCTGGCATAGAAAAGGAGGAAACGGAAGCTGACATAGAAAAGGAGGAAACAGCAGTTGACAtagaaaaggaagaaattgCACCGAGCATAGAAAAGGAAGAATCTGAGTTGGACAGAGAAAAGAAAGACATTGCAGCCGAAACTGATAAGGTGGATATCGATAATGAGGAAAGGGAGGAGAGTGCTGAAGAGGAAACCAATAATATGGATGAGGATAAGGTTGAAGAGGAGGCTGATGGAGTGAAAGAGGATGAAGCAAATGATGAGGAGCCTAGCAAAGAGAGAGAGTCTAAGAAACGCTCAAGAACAAAGAATAGTagtggaaagaaaaaaaataataaaaaggttTCTAAATCAAATGATGATAAATCAGCAAGAACCCCCAATGAGAAAAAGTCGAAAGAGCCTAAAACCTCATCGGATAAAAAGGAGGAGACAAGAGCCTCAGTTGataaagaggaaaaagagCCAAAAACCCCTGCAACTTTTACAACTGATCGTCCTATTCGTGAGCGAAAATCTGTAGAAAGATTGGTTGCCACAATCGAGAAGGACTCATCAAGGGAATTCCATATTGCCAAG GGTCGTGGAACTGCGCTCAAAGATATCCCAAATG TGGCATATAAGTTATCAAGAAAGAAGACTGATGACACTTTCAAGTTGCTGCATACTATTCTCTTTGCAAGAAGAGGAAAG GCTGCTGAAGTTAAAACCCACATATCAAGATTCTCTGGATTTGTTTGGAAAGATAATGAG GAAAAGCAAATGATTAAAATCAAAGAGAAACTTGACAAGTGTATCAAGGAGAAACTGTTGGAGTTCTGTGATATCCTTGATATACCCATCTCCAAGACGCATTCAAGGAAG GAAGATATTATTTCCAAGTTGATAGATTTTTTGGTGGAACCTCATGCAACAACCTCTGAATCACTTGCCGATAAAGAGCAG GAACAGTCAAATAAGGgtaaaaagagaaagagggtAAGCAAATCTTCTGGGAGTAGTACGCCGTCAAAAGACTCAGCTAAG AGTCGTAAGAAAACTGGCAGTGCCTCTAAAAATGCTGATGAGGCTAAAGGCACACCTCCAGAGTCAGAAGATGAATCAGGAGAAGAGAAAGATGATGAACATGAAGAGGAAGGTGTAAATGGTGTCCCAGAAAGATCAGATGATGAAATGTCTGAACAAGCAGTGAGTGAGGAGAAAGAAAGTGAATCtgagaagaaagaaagtgaATCTGAGAAGGAATCTAGTGATGACGATGGAAAGAAGAAGCGGCGATTGTCAAAGTCAACTGCAAAGAAAGGATCTGCTAGTAAAGCCAAAACCCAGAAAAAAACAACCCCTAAGAAGGCCACCCCCCTGCCAAAAAAAGTATCTGCCAACTCAAAAAGCATTGGTAGCACTAGTGATAAGAAACCTTCTAAtaagaagaaagatgaatcAGACAAGAAGGTGTCCGCTTCGAAGAAGTCAGCTGTTAAAGAGAGCCCTG GGAATAAGGTTCTCAAAGTCAAAGATAAGCTCAAGGAGGAGAAATTAAAGCCGAGTGATGATAAACTCAGGGAGGCAATTTGTGAACTCCTTAAAGAGGTCGATTTTAATACG GCTACCTTCACTGACATTCTGAAGCAACTTG CCCAGCAATTCGATACAGACCTCGCACCAAGAAAATCATCGGTGAAGCTCATGATTCAGGAGGAGCTCACAAAACTAGCTGATGCTGACGAGGCtgatgaggaagaggaagaagacgaTGCCGTTGATGCTGAGAAGAAAAACAAGGCTTCCGCCCAAGGTGTGAAGGTCTAG
- the LOC125218964 gene encoding transcription termination factor MTEF1, chloroplastic — protein sequence MLPAATSCRTSMCISPNPDQQNILLRSAKPKTLLHKHPLYETTHSNISFQFKEKILCLEIMGVDSGRALALNPALHTASLHAIHDIVTFLQSKGIHLKDLGRIFGMCPAVLTSDIKSDLAPVFNFLSHDLRVSDLNFRRVINKCPRLLISSVRDQLKPALFYLQRLGFTDLHALAYQDPILLVSSVEKTLIPKLNYFVSLGFSKSDAVEMVLRCPALFTFSIENNFKPKLEYFTGEMKGELGELKEFPQYFAFSLENRIKPRHMEVVRCGVKVGLPMMLKATDEEFRELLIRK from the coding sequence ATGTTACCAGCGGCGACATCATGCCGGACCTCCATGTGCATCTCCCCCAATCCCGACCAACAAAACATCCTCCTACGCAGCGCCAAACCCAAAACCCTCCTCCACAAACACCCCCTCTACGAGACCACCCACTCCAACATCTCCTTCCAATTCAAGGAGAAAATCCTCTGCCTCGAGATCATGGGCGTCGACTCCGGCCGCGCCCTCGCCCTCAACCCCGCCCTCCACACCGCCTCCCTCCACGCCATCCACGACATCGTCACCTTCCTCCAGTCCAAGGGCATCCACCTCAAGGACCTCGGCCGCATCTTCGGCATGTGCCCCGCCGTCCTCACCTCCGACATCAAATCCGACCTCGCTCCCGTCTTCAATTTCCTCTCGCACGACCTCCGCGTCTCCGATCTCAATTTCCGGAGAGTCATCAATAAATGCCCTAGGCTCCTCATCTCCAGCGTCAGGGATCAATTGAAGCCCGCTCTGTTTTACCTCCAGCGGCTAGGGTTCACCGATCTGCACGCGCTGGCTTATCAGGATCCGATCCTGCTGGTGTCGAGCGTCGAGAAAACGCTCATCCCCAAGCTGAATTACTTCGTGAGCCTGGGATTCTCGAAGAGCGACGCGGTGGAGATGGTGCTGAGATGCCCGGCGCTCTTCACCTTCAGCATTGAGAACAATTTCAAGCCGAAATTGGAGTATTTTACCGGGGAGATGAAGGGGGAATTGGGGGAATTGAAGGAGTTTCCGCAGTATTTTGCGTTTAGTTTGGAGAATAGGATTAAGCCGCGGCATATGGAGGTTGTACGTTGTGGAGTGAAGGTTGGACTGCCGATGATGCTCAAAGCCACTGATGAAGAATTCAGGGAACTGTTGATCAGGAAATGA
- the LOC125223938 gene encoding cysteine synthase 2, whose protein sequence is MAVLARTASAAVSALSLIGLLSYIILHNNKSRSRKAALRKRPSGVVSAIGNTPLIRIDSLSDATGCEILGKAEFFNPGGSVKDRVALKIIQEALECGALSPGGVVTEGSAGSTAISLATVAPAFGCRCHVVIPDDAAIEKSQILEALGATVERVRPVSITHKEHFVNIARRRAHEANELASKYQETSEIGNHFNQLNGSDAVSETKSSNYLPDCKGGFFADQFENLANFRAHYEGTGPEIWEQVGKKLDAFVAAAGTGGTVAGVSRYLKDKDSSTKCFLVDPPGSGLFNKVTRGVMYTREEAEGRRLKNPFDTITEGIGINRLTENFKAAELDGAFRGSDKEAVEMSRYLLKNDGLFLGSSSAMNCVGAVRVAQQMGPGHTIVTILCDSGMRHLSKFYNAEYLAKYGLTPSASGLEFLGISSGVKEQ, encoded by the exons ATGGCGGTGCTAGCGAGAACCGCCAGCGCCGCCGTAAGCGCTCTATCTCTCATCGGTCTCCTCTCCTACATAATTTTGCATAACAATAAGTCTCGGAGCAGAAAGGCCGCACTCAGAAAGCGCCCTAGTGGCGTCGTCTCCGCCATTGGCAACACTCCTCTCATCAGGATCGACAGCCTCTCCGATGCCACTGGATGCGAG ATTTTGGGGAAAGCTGAGTTTTTTAATCCTGGAGGTAGCGTTAAAGATAGAGTGGCACTCAAAATTATCCAAGAG GCTCTGGAATGCGGAGCTCTATCTCCTGGGGGAGTGGTTACTGAAGGAAGTGCTGGGAGCACAGCCATCAGTCTTGCAACTGTGGCTCCGGCTTTTGGATGTAGGTGCCATGTAGTCATTCCGGATGATGCTGCAATCGAGAAG TCTCAAATCCTGGAAGCTCTTGGTGCCACTGTGGAAAGAGTGAGGCCAGTTTCAATCACCCACAAAGAGCACTTTGTAAATATTGCTCGGAGAAGAGCGCATGAGGCAAATGAACTAGCCTCAAAGTACCAAGAAACGAGCGAAATTGGTAACCATTTCAATCAGCTGAATGGCAGTGATGCAGTCTCTGAAACGAAGAGTTCAAATTACTTACCCGACTGCAAAGGTGGTTTTTTTGCTGATCAATTTGAGAACCTTGCCAATTTCAGAGCTCATTATGAGGGTACTGGACCTGAGATTTGGGAACAGGTTGGTAAAAAATTGGATGCATTTGTTGCAGCTGCTGGTACTGGTGGCACTGTCGCTGGAGTCTCTCGGTATCTGAAG GACAAGGATTCCTCTACCAAGTGCTTTCTAGTCGACCCACCTGGTTCTGGTCTGTTCAACAAGGTAACAAGAGGAGTGATGTACACAAGAGAGGAAGCTGAAGGACGGAGGTTAAAAAATCCCTTCGATACGATCACTGAAGGAATTGGAATTAACAGATTGACAGAAAATTTCAAAGCTGCTGAACTTGATGGGGCTTTTCGAGGCTCAGATAAGGAGGCTGTTGAAATGTCTAG GTATTTATTGAAGAATGATGGGTTGTTTCTTGGTAGTTCTTCAGCAATGAACTGTGTTGGAGCTGTCAGAGTGGCACAACAAATGGGCCCTGGTCACACTATCGTCACAATTTTATGTGACAGTGGTATGAGGCATTTGAGTAAGTTTTACAATGCTGAATATTTGGCCAAGTATGGATTGACACCTTCAGCTTCTGGACTGGAGTTCCTTGGCATCAGTTCTG GTGTGAAGGAACAATGA
- the LOC125222583 gene encoding DEK domain-containing chromatin-associated protein 4-like isoform X2 produces the protein MGEGDVVSEKPEPLANGKAEVEGEAVAVMEKEGEHEDGVKEMEVDKQDDAKSEAQSMDVDKDDGSKCEETVENDAKEGEEEAASDKEKKEMTADIEEETAADIEKEETTADNEKEETAADKEKEETAADNEREETEADIKKEETAADKEKEETAAGIEKEETEADIEKEETAVDIEKEEIAPSIEKEESELDREKKDIAAETDKVDIDNEEREESAEEETNNMDEDKVEEEADGVKEDEANDEEPSKERESKKRSRTKNSSGKKKNNKKVSKSNDDKSARTPNEKKSKEPKTSSDKKEETRASVDKEEKEPKTPATFTTDRPIRERKSVERLVATIEKDSSREFHIAKGRGTALKDIPNVAYKLSRKKTDDTFKLLHTILFARRGKAAEVKTHISRFSGFVWKDNEEKQMIKIKEKLDKCIKEKLLEFCDILDIPISKTHSRKEDIISKLIDFLVEPHATTSESLADKEQSNKGKKRKRVSKSSGSSTPSKDSAKSRKKTGSASKNADEAKGTPPESEDESGEEKDDEHEEEGVNGVPERSDDEMSEQAVSEEKESESEKKESESEKESSDDDGKKKRRLSKSTAKKGSASKAKTQKKTTPKKATPLPKKVSANSKSIGSTSDKKPSNKKKDESDKKVSASKKSAVKESPGNKVLKVKDKLKEEKLKPSDDKLREAICELLKEVDFNTATFTDILKQLAQQFDTDLAPRKSSVKLMIQEELTKLADADEADEEEEEDDAVDAEKKNKASAQGVKV, from the exons ATGGGAGAAGGAGATGTGGTATCTGAGAAGCCTGAGCCTTTAGCAAACGGGAAAGCTGAGGTGGAGGGTGAAGCTGTGGCAGTTATGGAAAAGGAAGGAGAGCATGAAGACGGAGTAAAAGAAATGGAAGTAGATAAACAGGATGATGCGAAGAGTGAGGCTCAAAGTATGGATGTGGACAAAGATGATGGCAGCAAGTGCGAGGAAACTGTTGAAAATGATGCAAAAGAGGGAGAGGAAGAAGCTGCATCGGacaaagaaaagaaggaaATGACAGCAGATATAGAGGAGGAAACGGCAGCGGATATAGAAAAGGAGGAAACAACAGCTGACAATGAAAAGGAGGAAACGGCAGCAGACAAAGAAAAGGAGGAAACGGCTGCTGACAATGAAAGGGAGGAAACAGAAGCTGACATAAAAAAGGAGGAAACAGCAGCGGACAAAGAAAAGGAGGAAACAGCAGCTGGCATAGAAAAGGAGGAAACGGAAGCTGACATAGAAAAGGAGGAAACAGCAGTTGACAtagaaaaggaagaaattgCACCGAGCATAGAAAAGGAAGAATCTGAGTTGGACAGAGAAAAGAAAGACATTGCAGCCGAAACTGATAAGGTGGATATCGATAATGAGGAAAGGGAGGAGAGTGCTGAAGAGGAAACCAATAATATGGATGAGGATAAGGTTGAAGAGGAGGCTGATGGAGTGAAAGAGGATGAAGCAAATGATGAGGAGCCTAGCAAAGAGAGAGAGTCTAAGAAACGCTCAAGAACAAAGAATAGTagtggaaagaaaaaaaataataaaaaggttTCTAAATCAAATGATGATAAATCAGCAAGAACCCCCAATGAGAAAAAGTCGAAAGAGCCTAAAACCTCATCGGATAAAAAGGAGGAGACAAGAGCCTCAGTTGataaagaggaaaaagagCCAAAAACCCCTGCAACTTTTACAACTGATCGTCCTATTCGTGAGCGAAAATCTGTAGAAAGATTGGTTGCCACAATCGAGAAGGACTCATCAAGGGAATTCCATATTGCCAAG GGTCGTGGAACTGCGCTCAAAGATATCCCAAATG TGGCATATAAGTTATCAAGAAAGAAGACTGATGACACTTTCAAGTTGCTGCATACTATTCTCTTTGCAAGAAGAGGAAAG GCTGCTGAAGTTAAAACCCACATATCAAGATTCTCTGGATTTGTTTGGAAAGATAATGAG GAAAAGCAAATGATTAAAATCAAAGAGAAACTTGACAAGTGTATCAAGGAGAAACTGTTGGAGTTCTGTGATATCCTTGATATACCCATCTCCAAGACGCATTCAAGGAAG GAAGATATTATTTCCAAGTTGATAGATTTTTTGGTGGAACCTCATGCAACAACCTCTGAATCACTTGCCGATAAAGAGCAG TCAAATAAGGgtaaaaagagaaagagggtAAGCAAATCTTCTGGGAGTAGTACGCCGTCAAAAGACTCAGCTAAG AGTCGTAAGAAAACTGGCAGTGCCTCTAAAAATGCTGATGAGGCTAAAGGCACACCTCCAGAGTCAGAAGATGAATCAGGAGAAGAGAAAGATGATGAACATGAAGAGGAAGGTGTAAATGGTGTCCCAGAAAGATCAGATGATGAAATGTCTGAACAAGCAGTGAGTGAGGAGAAAGAAAGTGAATCtgagaagaaagaaagtgaATCTGAGAAGGAATCTAGTGATGACGATGGAAAGAAGAAGCGGCGATTGTCAAAGTCAACTGCAAAGAAAGGATCTGCTAGTAAAGCCAAAACCCAGAAAAAAACAACCCCTAAGAAGGCCACCCCCCTGCCAAAAAAAGTATCTGCCAACTCAAAAAGCATTGGTAGCACTAGTGATAAGAAACCTTCTAAtaagaagaaagatgaatcAGACAAGAAGGTGTCCGCTTCGAAGAAGTCAGCTGTTAAAGAGAGCCCTG GGAATAAGGTTCTCAAAGTCAAAGATAAGCTCAAGGAGGAGAAATTAAAGCCGAGTGATGATAAACTCAGGGAGGCAATTTGTGAACTCCTTAAAGAGGTCGATTTTAATACG GCTACCTTCACTGACATTCTGAAGCAACTTG CCCAGCAATTCGATACAGACCTCGCACCAAGAAAATCATCGGTGAAGCTCATGATTCAGGAGGAGCTCACAAAACTAGCTGATGCTGACGAGGCtgatgaggaagaggaagaagacgaTGCCGTTGATGCTGAGAAGAAAAACAAGGCTTCCGCCCAAGGTGTGAAGGTCTAG
- the LOC125223737 gene encoding 50S ribosomal protein L21, mitochondrial-like isoform X2: MANRRCFQTLTRCLQSITTLTPISESLAPYTAPALNQTLAATPPSYIFANIFNAYQRAAVPARSFCSRHTDSDDDVEDDYESGEEGEDYSENEENSANLSAEEKEKEANEIGYTVLGPLQKSDRVFKLYEPVFAVVQIGSHQFKLVLNKVLMLGSQTQTIIGRPILPEAAVHAVVEEHALDAKVIIFKKKRRKNYRRTKGHRQELTKLRITDIQGIEKQENTMPLPPPPTKKKEKAEKKVAMEA, from the exons ATGGCGAATCGCCGTTGCTTTCAAACCCTAACTCGTTGTCTCCAATCCATCACAACCCTAACCCCAATCTCAGAAAGCCTAGCGCCTTACACCGCCCCCGCTCTCAACCAAACGCTCGCCGCCACTCCCCCAAGCTACATTTTCGCCAACATATTTAACGCCTACCAACGCGCCGCAGTGCCCGCGCGGAGCTTTTGCTCCAGGCACACTGACAGCGACGATGACGTAGAGGATGATTACGAAAGtggagaagaaggagaggATTACagtgaaaatgaagaaaacagCGCTAATTTGTCTGctgaagaaaaagagaaagaagccAATGAGATAGGGTACACGGTCCTTGGCCCGCTCCAGAAATCAGATAGGGTTTTCAAATTGTATGAGCCCGTGTTCGCAGTTGTTCAG ATTGGATCGCATCAATTCAAG TTGGTCCTCAATAAGGTTCTTATGCTAGGTTCACAAACACAGACAATCATCGGTAGGCCAATTTTGCCTGAAGCAGCTGTTCATGCTGTTGTTGAGGAACAC GCGCTAGACGCAAAGGTGATCATAttcaagaaaaagagaagaaagaattACAGACGAACAAAAGGTCATCGCCAG GAATTAACTAAACTAAGGATAACGGATATACAAGGGATCGAGAAGCAAGAAAATACTATGCCTCTGCCTCCTCCTCCAAcgaaaaagaaggaaaaggCAGAGAAGAAGGTGGCTATGGAAGCTTAA